One Deinococcus sp. LM3 genomic region harbors:
- a CDS encoding methyl-accepting chemotaxis protein gives MQLQFQTARLSRPARPASEQRVGWLGQLRVGQKLSLTALAFGVPLTVLVSLLLAAEQRDISFTQRELTGIALFEPLKGIETNVNAFVDNSLEGKLEEAAKNAAAVDASIASLERQADPIYRERIQAFKNEWKVLPDSIGTQADLAIIQNFQNLISTYQRGMTEDALTQSGLMLDPVADSFFVMDSTLRVLPDILIRLNIAYLTTEAGVREGGDPAPYLDVLRRLGVEFETALSTYNGSVERAVRANPALQDTLGKSAQAFTDSLTPVIADINQAVETRSLKGINIDNIENGASLKGSAALNTGTQSLAGILQQRIDESRRQLLLTLALVAAALIVAFTLLIRLSRSIVKPLASLTRASRAMSQGDLNVQVPVQTRDELGFMAHTFNNAAAQLRVNEQKNVAEREEAQRLQGNIGSFLDVTMDIASGDLTRRGVVSEDVLGNVVDSINVMVDELGAVLGEVQKASASVTDASREMLGTTDQIVRGADTTTTETRRVAEQVRAVTDGFREMAEAAQQSAESARQALAASQQGREAVLGTLDGMQNIRREVQGVSRRIKTLGERSLEIQEIVDTISRLSSQTNLLALNASIEAAGAGAAGSRFAIVADEVRKLADSSAQATARIASLIRTVQLEITEVVTSVEDGTREVEQGYRVAATAGERIEELGQLAAQAAQFAERINNATNEQVRGVEQVNAAVQQIGQVAEQSHESVEQGRAAAQRLQHLAQNLLQSLSRFKLPS, from the coding sequence ATGCAACTCCAGTTCCAGACTGCCCGACTGTCCCGCCCTGCCCGCCCTGCCAGTGAACAGCGAGTCGGCTGGCTGGGACAACTGCGCGTGGGTCAGAAACTCTCGCTGACCGCGCTGGCGTTCGGTGTGCCGCTCACGGTGCTCGTCAGTCTGCTGCTGGCCGCCGAGCAGCGCGACATCAGCTTCACGCAGCGCGAACTGACCGGCATCGCGCTGTTCGAGCCGCTCAAGGGCATCGAGACGAACGTGAACGCCTTCGTGGACAACTCGCTGGAAGGCAAGCTGGAAGAGGCCGCCAAGAACGCCGCCGCCGTGGACGCCTCCATCGCCTCACTGGAACGCCAGGCGGACCCCATCTACCGCGAACGTATCCAGGCGTTCAAGAACGAGTGGAAGGTCCTGCCGGACTCCATCGGGACGCAGGCGGACCTGGCGATCATCCAGAACTTCCAGAACCTGATCAGCACCTACCAGCGCGGCATGACCGAGGACGCCCTGACCCAGTCGGGCCTGATGCTCGACCCGGTCGCCGACAGCTTCTTCGTGATGGACTCCACGCTGCGCGTCCTGCCGGACATCCTGATCCGTCTGAACATCGCGTACCTGACCACCGAGGCCGGTGTGCGCGAGGGCGGCGACCCCGCCCCCTACCTGGACGTGCTGCGCCGCCTGGGTGTGGAATTCGAGACGGCCCTGAGCACCTACAACGGCAGCGTGGAACGCGCCGTGCGCGCCAACCCCGCCCTGCAGGACACCCTCGGCAAGTCCGCGCAGGCCTTCACGGACTCGCTGACGCCCGTGATCGCCGACATCAACCAGGCCGTGGAAACCCGCAGCCTGAAGGGCATCAACATCGACAACATCGAGAACGGCGCCTCGCTCAAGGGCAGCGCCGCCCTGAACACCGGCACGCAGTCCCTGGCCGGCATCCTCCAGCAGCGTATCGACGAGTCCCGCCGCCAGCTGCTGCTGACCCTGGCGCTGGTGGCCGCCGCGCTGATCGTGGCGTTCACGCTGCTGATCCGCCTGTCGCGCTCCATCGTCAAGCCGCTGGCCTCACTGACCCGCGCCAGCCGCGCCATGTCGCAGGGCGACCTGAACGTGCAGGTGCCGGTGCAGACCCGCGACGAGCTGGGCTTCATGGCCCACACCTTCAACAACGCCGCCGCGCAGCTGCGCGTCAACGAACAGAAGAACGTCGCCGAACGTGAGGAAGCGCAGCGCCTGCAGGGCAACATCGGCTCGTTCCTGGACGTGACCATGGACATCGCCAGCGGTGACCTGACCCGCCGCGGCGTCGTCAGTGAGGACGTGCTGGGGAACGTCGTGGACTCCATCAACGTGATGGTCGACGAGCTGGGCGCCGTTCTGGGTGAAGTGCAGAAGGCCTCCGCGTCCGTGACCGACGCCAGCCGCGAGATGCTGGGCACCACCGACCAGATCGTGCGCGGCGCCGACACCACCACCACCGAGACCCGCCGCGTGGCCGAGCAGGTGCGCGCCGTGACCGACGGCTTCCGCGAGATGGCCGAGGCCGCGCAGCAGAGCGCCGAGTCCGCCCGTCAGGCGCTCGCGGCGTCACAGCAGGGCCGCGAGGCCGTGCTGGGCACCCTGGACGGCATGCAGAACATCCGCCGCGAGGTGCAGGGCGTCTCCCGCCGAATCAAGACCCTGGGTGAACGCTCGCTGGAAATTCAGGAAATCGTGGACACCATCTCGCGCCTGTCGAGCCAGACCAACCTTCTGGCACTGAACGCCTCCATCGAGGCGGCCGGTGCAGGGGCCGCCGGCAGCCGCTTCGCGATCGTGGCAGACGAAGTGCGTAAACTCGCGGACTCGTCCGCGCAGGCCACCGCGCGCATCGCCAGCCTGATCCGCACGGTGCAGCTGGAAATCACGGAGGTCGTCACCAGCGTGGAAGACGGCACCCGCGAGGTGGAACAGGGCTACCGCGTCGCCGCGACCGCCGGGGAGCGCATCGAGGAACTGGGTCAGCTGGCCGCGCAGGCCGCGCAGTTCGCCGAACGAATCAACAACGCCACCAACGAACAGGTGCGCGGCGTGGAACAGGTAAACGCCGCCGTGCAGCAGATCGGTCAGGTCGCCGAGCAGTCCCACGAGAGCGTCGAGCAGGGCCGCGCCGCCGCGCAGCGACTCCAGCACCTCGCGCAGAACCTGCTGCAGAGCCTGTCGCGCTTCAAGCTGCCCAGCTGA
- a CDS encoding hybrid sensor histidine kinase/response regulator, with protein MTSVPYNPVTLDADLTATYLQDARSVTAGIEDATVDLWVPATRLQAMETLWVLGHRLQGTAGLYGYPQTAALAGLLERLMEGRASLPEEAVPQITEVLEPAVTCLNAALDRIERGQGEGDVGLMFAHQGGPARVTTLLREYPFELRARESRDHTQEEQPFAVINAPIWEDFGPEAAELTAALRQGLMADTPDLTALFRAAHTLKGSSAMVGLQDLADAGHALEDLMSSAREDGIPLDRALPLLEDGLNVAEAVLAHAEGRLPSQTQRVQTYRASVAALLGGQAPALPVPAATPGDAARPETRLSVRVDSARLDGMLDDVAGLVASRARLNGLLLRQQGLARSLDAAHERVQRTVRDFEERYLNPNLTPGGAAASGMAGAASPRPSGDLQLQDRLADFGALELDTYDDLNILARAVTELSADLTEIRAQNAQAISALGDELTGLEKLTRQLRVELSRARLLPVSRVTAPLHRWAGRRDDLTLSIHGEDSLIDAQHAGPLGEALLHLLTNAAVHGAQPPEERAAQGKPERLQVSVSARVADGHLSVTVQDDGRGLNFAALRQRALQSGHASAGELAAYTDEQTAQLVFLPGLSTAGQVTQEAGRGVGMDAVRDAIARLGGRVTLSSRPGQGTAITLHVPVAQQITDVLVMRVGTQRVAVLASQMQGMSILDGDAPAGSVDLNDLWGETPDTVRYVARIALSGAGTLHVLVDEFLKLEEIVLRPAGKLLGSLGYLSGMTTLNDPSGQAFPVAILDPAGLAQASARGVRRAARPAVTAPDSAHILLVDDSLSVRRHVGRSLERFGFQVTTASDGQEALERLLAGQRADLLLSDLEMPRMNGFELLRAVRSSPAHATLPVVIMTTRAGEKHQQLAMELGASDYLAKPAEERLLQRRLNALLPAGKVRA; from the coding sequence ATGACGTCCGTCCCTTACAACCCGGTCACCCTGGACGCGGACCTGACCGCCACGTACCTGCAAGACGCCCGCAGCGTCACGGCCGGGATCGAGGACGCGACCGTCGACCTGTGGGTGCCCGCCACGCGCCTTCAGGCCATGGAAACCCTCTGGGTGCTCGGTCACCGCCTGCAGGGCACCGCCGGCCTGTACGGCTACCCGCAGACGGCGGCCCTCGCGGGCCTGCTCGAACGGCTCATGGAAGGCCGCGCCAGCCTGCCGGAGGAAGCCGTCCCGCAGATCACCGAGGTGCTCGAACCGGCCGTCACCTGCCTGAACGCCGCGCTCGACCGCATCGAACGCGGCCAGGGCGAAGGGGACGTGGGCCTGATGTTCGCGCACCAGGGCGGCCCCGCGCGGGTCACCACCCTGCTGCGCGAGTACCCCTTCGAACTGCGCGCCCGTGAAAGCCGCGACCACACCCAGGAGGAGCAGCCGTTCGCGGTGATCAACGCGCCCATCTGGGAGGACTTCGGGCCGGAAGCGGCCGAACTGACCGCCGCGCTGCGCCAGGGGTTGATGGCCGACACGCCGGACCTGACGGCTCTGTTCCGCGCCGCGCACACCCTGAAAGGCAGCAGCGCCATGGTGGGGTTGCAGGACCTTGCGGACGCCGGGCACGCCCTGGAAGACCTGATGTCCAGCGCCCGCGAGGACGGCATTCCGCTGGACCGCGCCCTGCCGCTGCTCGAAGACGGCCTGAACGTCGCCGAGGCCGTCCTGGCACACGCCGAGGGTCGCCTGCCGTCCCAGACGCAACGGGTGCAGACCTACCGCGCCAGCGTCGCGGCGCTGCTGGGCGGTCAGGCGCCCGCCCTGCCGGTCCCAGCCGCCACGCCCGGCGACGCCGCCCGCCCGGAAACCCGCCTGAGCGTCCGCGTGGACAGCGCCCGCCTGGACGGCATGCTCGACGACGTGGCCGGACTGGTCGCCAGCCGCGCCCGCCTGAACGGCCTGCTGCTGCGCCAGCAGGGTCTGGCCCGCAGCCTGGACGCCGCACACGAACGCGTGCAGCGCACCGTGCGCGACTTCGAGGAACGCTACCTGAACCCGAACCTCACGCCGGGCGGCGCGGCGGCGTCCGGCATGGCCGGCGCGGCCTCCCCCCGCCCTTCCGGGGACCTGCAACTCCAGGACCGCCTCGCGGACTTCGGGGCGCTGGAACTCGACACCTACGACGACCTGAACATCCTGGCGCGCGCCGTGACCGAGCTGAGCGCCGACCTGACCGAGATCCGCGCGCAGAACGCTCAGGCCATCAGCGCGCTGGGCGACGAGCTGACCGGCCTGGAAAAACTGACCCGCCAGCTGCGCGTGGAACTCAGCCGCGCCCGCCTGCTGCCGGTCAGCCGCGTCACCGCGCCCCTGCACCGCTGGGCGGGCCGACGCGACGACCTGACCCTCAGCATCCACGGTGAGGACAGCCTGATCGACGCGCAGCACGCCGGGCCGCTCGGCGAGGCGCTGCTGCACCTGCTGACCAACGCCGCCGTGCACGGCGCGCAGCCCCCCGAGGAACGCGCCGCGCAGGGCAAACCAGAACGGCTGCAGGTGAGCGTCTCGGCGCGCGTCGCCGACGGTCACCTGAGCGTCACCGTGCAGGACGACGGGCGCGGCCTGAACTTCGCGGCGCTGCGTCAGCGCGCCCTGCAGTCCGGGCACGCCAGTGCCGGCGAACTCGCCGCGTACACCGACGAGCAGACCGCGCAACTGGTGTTCCTGCCGGGCCTCAGCACCGCCGGGCAGGTCACGCAGGAAGCCGGGCGTGGCGTGGGCATGGACGCCGTGCGCGACGCCATCGCCCGCCTGGGGGGCCGCGTCACCCTGAGCAGCCGCCCCGGTCAGGGCACCGCCATCACCCTGCACGTCCCGGTCGCGCAGCAGATCACGGACGTGCTGGTCATGCGGGTCGGCACGCAGCGCGTCGCGGTCCTCGCGTCGCAGATGCAGGGCATGAGCATCCTGGACGGAGACGCGCCCGCCGGCAGCGTCGACCTGAACGACCTGTGGGGCGAAACGCCCGACACCGTGCGGTACGTCGCCCGCATCGCCCTGAGCGGCGCCGGCACCCTGCACGTCCTGGTCGACGAATTCCTGAAACTCGAGGAAATCGTGCTGCGACCCGCCGGGAAACTGCTCGGCAGCCTCGGCTACCTCAGCGGCATGACCACCCTGAACGACCCCTCCGGGCAGGCGTTCCCGGTCGCGATTCTCGACCCGGCCGGACTGGCGCAGGCCAGCGCCCGTGGCGTGCGCCGCGCCGCCCGCCCCGCCGTGACCGCCCCCGACAGCGCCCACATCCTGCTCGTCGACGACAGCCTCAGCGTGCGCCGTCACGTGGGCCGCAGCCTCGAACGCTTCGGCTTTCAGGTCACCACCGCCAGCGACGGCCAGGAAGCCCTGGAACGCCTGCTGGCCGGTCAGCGCGCCGACCTGCTGCTCAGCGACCTCGAGATGCCGCGCATGAACGGCTTCGAACTGCTGCGCGCCGTGCGCAGCAGCCCCGCGCACGCTACGCTGCCGGTCGTGATCATGACCACCCGCGCCGGCGAGAAACACCAGCAGCTGGCCATGGAACTCGGCGCCAGCGACTACCTCGCCAAACCCGCCGAGGAACGCCTGCTGCAACGCCGCCTGAACGCCCTGCTGCCCGCCGGGAAGGTCCGCGCGTGA
- a CDS encoding HD domain-containing protein, giving the protein MPDFPLDATFADALTLAAAWHTGQYRKVPPGQTPSLPYVSHLLGVASIALEYGADQPEAIAALLHDALEDGPAHTGRTPEDLRAEIARRFGEPVAALVHGATDDTPPPGQPKRPWADRKTEYLRHLTGQPAPALLVSASDKLHNARTILADISALPADQRDSYFGRFREGRDGTLQYYRLLSDQYLAAPATHTRPRLHDLARELDRTVTALEHAAGLTSDQTRQLPLLRPAPAPQ; this is encoded by the coding sequence ATGCCCGACTTTCCGCTCGACGCGACCTTCGCCGACGCCCTGACCCTGGCCGCCGCGTGGCACACCGGCCAGTACCGCAAGGTCCCGCCTGGTCAGACGCCCAGCCTCCCGTACGTCTCTCACCTGCTGGGCGTGGCGTCCATCGCCCTGGAATACGGCGCCGACCAGCCGGAAGCCATAGCCGCCCTGCTGCACGACGCGCTGGAGGACGGCCCCGCCCACACCGGCCGCACCCCCGAGGACCTGCGCGCCGAGATCGCCCGGCGCTTCGGCGAACCCGTCGCCGCCCTCGTGCACGGCGCCACCGACGACACCCCACCCCCCGGACAGCCCAAACGCCCCTGGGCGGACCGCAAGACCGAGTACCTGCGTCACCTGACCGGCCAGCCCGCCCCGGCGCTGCTGGTCAGCGCGTCCGACAAACTCCACAACGCCCGCACCATCCTCGCGGACATCAGCGCCCTGCCTGCCGACCAGCGCGACAGTTACTTCGGGCGCTTCCGGGAAGGACGGGACGGGACCCTCCAGTACTACCGCCTGCTCAGCGACCAGTACCTCGCCGCGCCCGCCACGCACACCCGCCCCCGCCTTCACGACCTCGCCCGCGAACTCGACCGCACCGTCACCGCCCTCGAACACGCCGCCGGACTGACCAGCGACCAGACCCGGCAACTGCCGCTGCTGCGGCCCGCTCCGGCTCCGCAGTAG
- a CDS encoding chemotaxis protein CheW, with product MPDALLVRIQGTRLALPLSGEQTIAELGPVAPLPNGEPLLLGLTTVQGRAVPLVNLAPLLPSTETGPGGAGGMPDGLMVLTDLDGDRVALLVSEVLGVTSLPTPAPSAALLIDLPGGPLLNPSALLLELRDSLER from the coding sequence ATGCCGGACGCGCTGCTGGTCCGCATTCAGGGCACGCGCCTGGCCCTGCCCCTGTCGGGTGAGCAGACCATCGCCGAACTGGGACCGGTGGCGCCCCTGCCGAACGGCGAACCGCTGCTGCTGGGCCTGACGACCGTGCAGGGCCGCGCGGTCCCGCTCGTGAACCTCGCCCCGCTGCTGCCCTCCACGGAAACCGGTCCGGGCGGCGCGGGCGGTATGCCGGACGGCCTGATGGTCCTGACCGACCTGGACGGCGACCGCGTGGCCCTGCTGGTCAGCGAGGTGCTGGGCGTCACGTCCCTGCCCACCCCGGCCCCCAGCGCCGCGCTGCTGATCGACCTGCCCGGCGGCCCGCTGCTGAACCCATCCGCGCTGCTGCTCGAACTGCGCGACTCCCTCGAACGCTGA
- a CDS encoding response regulator, with protein MARILIVDDSPADLKFMEAALNGSAHTVTALNDPNQVEAVADQLRPDLLMVDVVMPGRNGYEVVRGLRRQPGMDALKVVFVSSKGNETDVKWGLRQGADDYIVKPYTQDQLLGVISKLLG; from the coding sequence ATGGCACGAATCCTGATCGTTGATGACTCCCCCGCCGACCTGAAATTCATGGAAGCCGCCCTGAACGGCTCTGCCCACACCGTGACCGCCCTGAACGACCCCAATCAGGTCGAGGCCGTGGCCGACCAGCTGCGCCCGGACCTGCTGATGGTGGACGTCGTCATGCCCGGCCGCAACGGCTACGAGGTCGTGCGCGGCCTGCGCCGCCAGCCCGGCATGGACGCCCTGAAAGTCGTGTTCGTGTCCAGCAAGGGCAACGAGACCGACGTGAAATGGGGTCTGCGCCAGGGTGCCGACGACTACATCGTCAAGCCGTACACCCAGGATCAGCTGCTGGGCGTCATCTCCAAGCTGCTCGGCTGA
- a CDS encoding MHYT domain-containing protein: protein MDHGNMLHTQWNTSYIVLSYVIAALASYVSLELAGRAGQSFKTSASRFWLIAQALVLGYGIWAMHFVGMLAYQVDAAASFGVGLTIFSGLIAVALIYPALRLLHGGPLTPVRLGSAAALAGLGIVVMHYTGMAAYQLPGTEAQIVWFPLVGSILIAVGASAVAFYLFRMLSSSWAERQSRLTLTGVKIGAGLVMGGAVIGMHYTGMAALQYRVVDELKVGLASSGVDTSLLALLVGVVSFLLIGLAVTSLLMDAGRSVDSGEMDFTSAAD from the coding sequence ATGGATCACGGGAATATGCTCCACACGCAGTGGAACACTTCATACATTGTGCTGTCGTACGTTATTGCGGCGCTGGCGTCGTACGTGTCGCTGGAGCTGGCCGGACGTGCCGGGCAGAGCTTCAAGACCAGCGCCAGCCGCTTCTGGCTGATCGCGCAGGCCCTGGTGCTCGGGTACGGCATCTGGGCGATGCACTTCGTGGGCATGCTGGCGTACCAGGTGGACGCCGCCGCGAGCTTCGGCGTGGGCCTGACCATCTTCTCGGGCCTTATTGCCGTGGCCCTGATCTACCCGGCGCTGCGACTGCTGCACGGCGGGCCGCTGACGCCCGTGCGCCTGGGTTCGGCCGCCGCGCTGGCCGGACTGGGAATCGTCGTCATGCACTACACCGGCATGGCCGCCTACCAGCTGCCCGGCACCGAGGCGCAGATCGTGTGGTTCCCGCTGGTCGGGTCCATCCTGATCGCCGTGGGCGCCAGCGCCGTGGCGTTCTACCTGTTCCGTATGCTGTCCAGCAGCTGGGCCGAGCGTCAGTCCCGCCTGACCCTGACCGGCGTGAAGATCGGCGCCGGACTGGTCATGGGCGGCGCCGTGATCGGCATGCACTACACCGGCATGGCCGCCCTGCAGTACCGCGTCGTGGATGAACTGAAGGTCGGTCTGGCCTCCAGCGGCGTGGACACCTCACTGCTGGCGCTGCTGGTGGGCGTCGTGTCGTTCCTGCTGATCGGTCTGGCCGTCACGAGCCTCCTGATGGACGCCGGCCGCAGCGTCGACAGTGGCGAGATGGATTTTACCAGCGCCGCCGACTGA
- a CDS encoding nitrilase-related carbon-nitrogen hydrolase, whose amino-acid sequence MTSSSRRVRAVAVQPRWHATDFVTADAFRHWMRAQLEEARPHLAPDRPNLVVLTELNGLPLVLRGGGWALRLRTFERVALALFVARLPRTLPVLLRERVSPIRALQLAGTDANTALYLRTCRDLAREYGVYLCCGSAPMPRYTRRGDRLTRTPGLLTNQTVLLDPQGDLIGVTDKIHLTPDEQGGGVDLTPGDPRELRVFPTPAGDLGVAISLDAFRPDVIGSLEAQGCTVLLQPDANGSPWTAREGLPPDPANLRDQPVAWLESSWQVTSTTRIRYAVNPMVVGNLLDLTFDGQSGITGPHEEAPRPRSYVMTDPRPGFLALTPWVEDGPPEQLRRTGQLLAAGSGHPRENAYRTDTLHADLTLPPTTLTPPAPTPHEDALRALLREEIRPPSRAPWAVLALLLLPLLLLVRRNR is encoded by the coding sequence ATGACCTCCAGTTCCCGCCGCGTCCGCGCCGTCGCCGTCCAGCCCAGGTGGCACGCCACCGACTTCGTCACCGCCGACGCCTTCCGCCACTGGATGCGCGCCCAGCTGGAAGAGGCCCGCCCGCACCTCGCGCCGGACCGCCCGAACCTGGTCGTCCTGACCGAACTGAACGGCCTGCCGCTCGTGCTGCGCGGCGGCGGCTGGGCGCTGCGCCTGCGGACCTTCGAGCGCGTGGCGCTGGCCCTGTTCGTGGCCCGCCTGCCCCGCACGCTACCCGTCCTGCTGCGCGAACGCGTATCTCCCATCCGCGCCCTGCAACTCGCGGGCACAGACGCGAACACCGCCCTGTACCTGCGCACCTGCCGCGACCTCGCCCGCGAGTACGGCGTGTACCTGTGCTGCGGCAGCGCCCCCATGCCCCGCTACACCCGGCGCGGCGACCGCCTGACCCGCACGCCCGGCCTCCTGACCAACCAGACGGTCCTGCTGGACCCGCAGGGCGACCTGATCGGCGTGACCGACAAGATCCACCTGACCCCCGACGAGCAGGGCGGCGGCGTGGACCTCACCCCCGGCGACCCCCGCGAACTGCGCGTGTTCCCCACGCCCGCCGGGGACCTGGGCGTCGCCATCAGCCTCGACGCCTTCCGCCCCGACGTGATCGGCTCCCTTGAGGCGCAGGGCTGCACCGTCCTGCTGCAACCCGACGCGAACGGCTCCCCCTGGACCGCCAGGGAAGGCCTGCCGCCCGACCCGGCCAACCTGCGGGACCAGCCGGTCGCGTGGCTCGAAAGCAGCTGGCAGGTCACCAGCACCACCCGCATCCGCTACGCCGTGAATCCCATGGTCGTCGGGAACCTGCTGGACCTCACCTTCGACGGGCAGAGCGGCATCACTGGCCCGCACGAGGAGGCCCCCCGGCCGCGCAGCTACGTCATGACCGACCCCCGCCCCGGCTTCCTCGCCCTGACCCCCTGGGTCGAGGACGGCCCTCCCGAACAGCTGCGCCGCACCGGACAGCTTCTCGCCGCCGGCAGCGGCCACCCGCGCGAGAACGCCTACCGCACCGACACCCTGCACGCCGACCTGACCCTGCCCCCCACCACCCTCACCCCGCCCGCCCCCACCCCCCACGAGGACGCCCTGCGCGCCCTGCTCCGCGAGGAAATCCGCCCACCCAGCCGCGCTCCATGGGCAGTCCTGGCCCTGCTGCTGCTGCCGCTGCTGCTGCTTGTGCGCCGCAACCGTTGA
- a CDS encoding DUF4388 domain-containing protein: MISPQLTRALSHAALIEAAGWTASTAAGGLHALTQIERERPYLVIIDPQLEDLSPADLHEILRDDPATAETIILIPGAQLPSRYGGPHDVIMPAGLSVPEGLARALARLAELTAPRWSDPATAALAGTLTDLNLTDVLLCAQELQLSGLLIVHLGAEPAHLVVRRGEIIDAEYGALNPSQAATHLLTVAGPGDFRFHLISPDALNGYPRQISLPTSRLLMEAAVQVDHTRAANPLNSALEAS, translated from the coding sequence GTGATCTCACCGCAGCTGACCCGCGCCCTGTCGCACGCCGCGCTGATCGAGGCGGCCGGATGGACCGCCTCCACCGCCGCCGGCGGCCTGCACGCCCTGACGCAGATCGAACGCGAACGCCCGTACCTGGTGATCATCGACCCGCAGCTGGAGGACCTGAGTCCGGCGGACCTGCACGAGATCCTGCGGGACGACCCGGCCACCGCCGAGACGATCATCCTGATTCCTGGCGCGCAGCTGCCCAGCCGCTACGGCGGCCCGCACGACGTGATCATGCCCGCCGGACTGAGCGTCCCCGAGGGACTGGCCCGCGCGCTGGCCCGGCTGGCGGAACTGACCGCGCCCCGCTGGTCGGACCCGGCCACCGCCGCGCTCGCAGGAACCCTGACCGACCTGAACCTGACCGACGTGCTGCTGTGCGCCCAGGAACTGCAGCTCTCGGGGCTGCTGATCGTGCACCTGGGCGCCGAACCTGCGCACCTGGTGGTCCGCCGGGGTGAGATCATAGACGCGGAGTACGGCGCCCTGAACCCCTCGCAGGCCGCGACGCACCTGCTGACCGTGGCGGGCCCCGGCGACTTCCGGTTTCATCTGATCTCGCCGGACGCCCTGAACGGCTACCCCCGGCAGATCTCCCTCCCCACGTCCCGCCTGCTGATGGAAGCCGCCGTGCAGGTCGATCACACGCGCGCCGCCAATCCGCTCAACTCTGCCCTGGAGGCCTCATGA
- a CDS encoding allophanate hydrolase subunit 1, with translation MNGAGVEVSFTRLGDAALAVGTPDARPLLESLRHSPLPGVEEVVPALHLLTLLFDPLRLDAAELEAALQARLASLDLTGPAQADTVRTLVVPVRFGGEVGPDLAWCAAHAGLSEAAFVEALCGAPLEVAFLGFTPGFAFLTGLPPELRMPRLNAPRERVPAGSVALGGPWAGVYPSATPGGWRIVGRTDLRLFDLSRPEPVPWRAGDRVRFGSVPSGHAGGA, from the coding sequence ATGAACGGCGCGGGTGTAGAGGTGTCCTTCACGCGGCTGGGGGACGCGGCGCTGGCGGTGGGCACGCCGGACGCGCGGCCGCTGCTGGAGTCGTTGCGACACTCTCCGCTGCCGGGCGTGGAGGAGGTCGTTCCGGCGCTGCACCTGCTGACGCTGCTGTTCGATCCGCTGCGCCTGGACGCGGCGGAGCTGGAGGCGGCGCTGCAGGCGCGGCTGGCCTCGCTGGACCTGACCGGACCCGCACAGGCGGATACCGTGCGGACGCTGGTGGTGCCGGTACGCTTTGGCGGGGAGGTCGGGCCGGATCTGGCCTGGTGCGCCGCCCACGCGGGCCTGAGTGAGGCTGCGTTCGTGGAGGCGCTGTGCGGGGCGCCGCTGGAGGTGGCGTTTCTGGGGTTCACGCCGGGGTTCGCCTTCCTGACCGGGCTGCCGCCGGAGTTGCGGATGCCGCGCCTGAACGCCCCGCGTGAACGGGTGCCGGCGGGCAGCGTGGCGCTGGGGGGGCCGTGGGCGGGCGTGTACCCCAGCGCCACGCCCGGCGGGTGGCGGATCGTGGGCCGCACGGACCTGCGGCTGTTCGACCTGTCGCGCCCCGAACCGGTGCCGTGGCGGGCCGGGGACCGGGTGCGCTTTGGGTCGGTCCCTTCCGGCCATGCGGGGGGCGCGTGA